The region ACTGCAGATTTAATGGGCGCAGACCGCTTGGGCATCGGCACCGATTTGTGCCAAAACCAGCCGCTGTCGGTGCTGGAATGGATGCGCAACGGTCGCTGGTCCAAGGCCATGGATTACGGTGAGGGCTCTAAGGCTAATGCCGATTGGCCACGACCATTATCTTGGTTTCGTGATAGCCGCGACTTCCCCAACCTCACCAACGGCTTATTAGCCCGAGGCTTTAGCCAACAAGACACGGCAAAAATAATGGGCCAAAACTGGCTGACCTTTCTAGATACCGCCCTGCAGCCACAAACTGCTGCTCAGTAAGGATATCGGGGAGCCCTGCTCCCCGTGTAATGTTCCATAATGGAGGCGAACATGAGCAATAAAACAGAGGCGGAACTGGCCATGGATACCCATTCAACAAATAATACCCCACCCAACACTACTTTTTTTACCGGACTGGACTTACCGGTCTTTCTGCTAAGCGGCGGCGCCCTCATGCTGTTCGTCGTCATGGCGCTCTACGATATTCAATTGGTATCGAGCTGGGTAGACAGTGCCTTTGCCGTATCGACCAAACTGTTTGGTGCTTACTGGCAAGTATTACTGTTACTGACCTTTTTGATCGCGATAGCCATGGCGATTGGCAAAGGCGGTAATGTTCGCCTAGGCGGGTTAGCCGTGCCGGAAATGTCTACTTTTCAGTGGATGTCGATCATCATGTGTACCTTGCTGGCCGGCGGCGGTGTGTTTTGGGCCGCGGCTGAGCCACTGGCGCACTTTCTTTCTCCTCCCCCCCTATATGCCGATGAAACCGATGGCATGAATAAGGCCATTAACGCGCTGGCACAAAGCTTTATGCACTGGGGATTTTTAGCCTGGGCTATTCTGGGAAGCTTAACCGGCATCGTCTTTACCCACTTACATTACGACAAAGGCTTGCCGCTCAAACCTCGCACCTTGTTATATCCGGTGTTTGGTGACTGGGTCATGAAAAGCTGGCTGGGCACCTTGGTCGATGCCTGCTGCGTATTAGCGGTAGTGGCAGGCACCGTAGGCCCCATCGGCTTCTTAGGCTTACAAATCAGCTTTGGCCTAGAAAAACTGTTTGGCATTCCTGATACCTACATGACTCAGGTGATGATCCTCGTCGGTTTGATTGCCATCTATACCTTATCTGCGGTGAGTGGCGTGAACCGCGGCATTAAGATACTCAGTAATTTAAACGTGGTGCTGGCCGCATTCTTAATGCTGTTTATCCTCTTGTTTGGCCCTACTGCCTTTATCATTGATGCCTATATCGGTGCCTTTGGTGTGTATATAAGTGATTTCTTCCCGATGGCGACCTTTAGGGCTGATCCTGCCTGGTTAGATTGGTGGACGGTATTCTTCTGGGGTTGGTTTTTAGGCTATGGCCCGTTAATGGCGATGTTCGTGGCGCGTATTTCACGCGGTCGCACCGTACGTCAGGTGATTCTCTTAATCGCCATCGTCGCGCCTATCATCACCTGCTTCTGGTTCACCATCATGGGCGGCAGTGGTATTGCGTTCGAGTTAGCCAATCCGGGCAGCGTCTCTGAAGCCTTCTCTGGTTTTAACTTACCCGCCGCATTACTGGCCATCACCGAACAGCTGCCACTGGGCACCATCATCTCGGTATTGTTTTTAATCCTCACTACCATCTTTGTTGCCACCACCGGTGACTCCATGACCTATGCGGTATCCATGGTCATGACCGGGACGGATCACCCTCACTCAGGGGTACGGGTGTTCTGGGGCGTGATGATGGGGGTAGTGGCGGCTATTTTAATTTCCATTGGCTCCGGGGGAATATCGGCGCTGCAATCCTTTATTGTGGTCACCGCGGTACCTGTCTCATTTGTATTGCTGCCCACGCTATGGACGGCACCGAAGATCATTAAGCAAATGGCGATTGAGCAAAACTTGTAAAACGTACTCGTTAAGCGATTTTTAATCTAACTTGAGCGGCACTAGCCGCTCTTTTTTTCCGTATTAACCAAAAGGAATACCTCATGAAAACAGCCGTAAAAACCGATCTGTTCGCCTCTAAGGCGCCGCTAGAATGGGCAGTGATGGCCAATGGTCAGTTTTATACCGCACAAATTCCCATTGATGCCGAAGGCAAGGTGGTTGCCGGCGGCATTGAAGCCCAAGCCCGCCAAACCATGGACAACTTTAAACACACCATAGCAGCCGCCGGCTTAACCATGGCGCACGTCACTCAGGTGCTGATCTACGTCACCGCCCGCGAGCAACTGCCGGTATTCAACAAGGTGTATGCGGAATACTTTGACGCCCCCTACCCCAACCGTGCCGCCATGATAGTAGTGGGATTAGCGCGAGAAGAAATGCTCTGCGAGATCGTGGCTTACGCCGCACAAGGCTAGCTCAGGCCTAATTAAACCCAACTTAAGGGCCTAATTTAGGCCTAACTCAAGCTTAGTTCTGCCTAATATTTGCTCTTACGACCAAGGGCGACACCAACTGTCGTATCTGCTTGTATGCTACAAGTTACCTTGGTTTTAGGAGCTTTTTATGTCTGCACTCACCCCGATTCCTGAATTTTTGCGTAAGAAAAGCCGGCCCAAGCACACCTCCGAGCCCTGCTATGCGCCGCTGCCCATGCTATGGGCGCTGCGTTTGTTGCTGCTCGGCGGGGGCGTAAAAATAGGCTTAAGCAAACGCCGCCATGACTTAGATGACTTCTTACAAACGCTGGCCCCCGAACAGGAGGCAAGTGAGCTCACTCCCACTGAGGTAATGTCGTTGTTAAGCGCCGCCTTGGGCAAGCTAGAGAGCACCCGCATTGATATTCCGGCGCCGCTCGACACTAACTTGCAGCAACTGGGCGTCAGCCTTGGCCTCAACGAGTTGCAGCAAGAAATAGTGGCGTTTTTAGTACTGATAGAACAAGACAATGTGCTCAGCCAAGCCATGGGCTTATTTTATTCCAATACGGTGGGTACCCAGCAATTGGCGCGAGGCCATAGTCTAGCAAGCGAATAAGATGATTGAGCAGTATGGGGCAACGCCGAGCAACGCTCACTAGGCGCCGTGCTTACCGCTTTGTGTTCTCCCTTCACTTTTTAAACCGTTCCGCCTACGGCGAAATGCGAGAGCAAGCGTTCGCCTACAAGTGATAAACCTCACTACAGATTCAACTCTGTTTCGCCTATCACTTTTGCTTGGGCCTAATCACAGCTCTTACCATCAAGATATCTTTCAGATTTAATTACTATTTTTCCGTGCGTTCCGTGACTCTCGTAGCAAAGAGGCGTGGCAAAAATGAGTTTAAGTTTTAAATCGTTCCGCCTTCGGCGAAATGCGAGAACAAGTGTTCGCCTACAAAAGCCTAGCCCTTACCATCAAGATCCTTTTCAGATCTGATCCCTATTTTTCTGTGAGTTCCGTGGCAAAAATGGATTTAGGTTTGTGGTTTAAGGGCGAGATCCTGACTTTCGTCAGGATGACGGCTTAAACATAAACACCGCCCTTTGTTTAGCTTGGTGCTCGGTGCAGCACTCAAGCAATATGCCTTCAAACTCCGTTGCTGGTACAATGCGGCCTCAAGTTTTGGCACGGTTGATTCCTTAAGTAACGCTGCCTTACACTTGGCTTCATCATCAGTTTCATAAAGATATAAGGCATTGATTTTAATATGAATCAAGACAACTCCTCCCATACGCCCATGATGGTGCAATACCTTGGCCTTAAGGCGCAGCATCCCGATGTGTTAATGTTTTATCGCATGGGCGATTTTTATGAACTGTTTTATGACGACGCCAAGAAAGCCTCGCGTTTACTGGATATTTCTCTGACCCAGCGCGGTAAGTCTGGCGGCAATGCCATCCCTATGGCAGGCGTGCCCCATCATGCGGCGGAAGGTTATTTAGCCCGCTTGGTGCAAATGGGCGAGTCGGTGGCTATTTGTGAGCAAATTGGCGATCCGGGCATGAACAAAGGGCCGATGGAGCGCCAAGTGGTGCGCATTATTACGCCGGGCACTCTCTCTGATGAGGCACTGTTGGTAGAGCGCCAAGATAACTGCTTGGCGGCCATTTTTCATGATGGTCAGCAGTTTGGCTACGCCATGTTAGATGTGAGCACGGGGCGCTTTGTATTAAATCAATTTGCCACTGAAGAAGCGCTCACCGCCGAGCTGCAACGCACGCAACCTGCCGAACTGCTATACCCCGAAGCCTTTGCTTATTTTGCAGCCATTGAAGCCCGTAAAAGCTTACGCCGCCGACCAGAGTGGGAGTTTGATTTAGAAACGGCACGCCATTTATTGTGTCAGCAATTTGGCACCCGTGACTTAATTGGCTTTGGTGTGGAGCAGGCCACCACGGCACTGAGTGCTGCCGGTTGCGTACTGCAATATGTGAAAGATACCCAGCGCACCGCCCTGCCGCACATTAATAGTATTAGCCTAGAGCGCAGCCAAGATATGGTGGTGATGGATGCGGCTACCCGTCGCAACTTGGAGCTAACGCTGAATTTATCGGGCACGGTGGAAAACACCCTCGCCGAAGTATTGGATAATACCGCCACCCCCATGGGCAGCCGCTTACTGAAGCGCTGGATCCACCAGCCGAGTCGTAATCTGGCAGCATTAACTCGTCGCCAAGACAGCATCGCACTGCTGATGGATCAAGGCCGATATGAGGATTTACGCGCGCCACTACGCCAAGTGGGCGACATGGAGCGCGGGCTGGCGCGCTTAGCGCTGCGGTCAGCGCGACCGCGAGATTTAAGCCGCTTGCGCAGTGCGCTGCAGGCATTGCCAGAAATCCAACAACAGTTGCATGACGCCGCTGGCGCTAGCTTAACTGAGCTGGCCGCCACTATTAGTCAGTATCCGGAATTGGCTGAATTATTAGAGCAAGCAGTGGTTGATACACCGCCGGTGCTTATTCGTGATGGCGGCGTGATCCGTGATGGCTTTAATGCCGAACTGGATGAGTTGCGGGAATTGGCCGCCGGTGCTCATCGTTACTTAGAAGCACTGGAAGCGCGGGAAAAAGCCGCTACCGGTATTTCTACACTTAAAGTGGCGTATAACCGAGTGCACGGTTTTTATATTGAGGTGAGTCGGGCCAGTGCCGACCAAGTGCCGTTGCATTATGTGCGCCGCCAAACGTTAAAAAATAACGAACGCTATATTATCCCTGAGCTGAAAGAGTACGAAGACAAAGTATTAAACGCTCAAGGCAAAGGCTTAGCGTTAGAAAAAAAACTTTACGAGGCACTGCTGGATCGTTTGTTAGAGCACCTGCAGCCACTACAGCGCAGTGCTAGGGCTTTGGCCGAGCTGGATGTGTTCGCCAATTTGGCCGAGCGAGCCGACAACCTCGATTACTGCCGCCCTACTTTGACCGAAGATGAGCTGATTGATATCGAAGCTGGCCGTCATCCGGTGGTAGAGCAGGTGATGAGCGAGCCTTTTATTGCCAACCCGCTACAAATGTCTGAGCAGCGTAAGATGTTGCTGATCACCGGTCCTAACATGGGCGGTAAATCGACTTATATGCGCCAAACCGCACTGATCGTGCTAATGGCTTACATGGGCTCATTTGTACCGGCAGCCAGCGCGCGCATCGGCAAAATTGACCGTATCTTTACCCGCATCGGCGCCTCTGATGATTTAGCCTCCGGCCGTTCCACCTTTATGGTGGAAATGACCGAAACTGCCAATATTTTAAATAATGCCACCCGCCACAGCTTGGTGTTGATGGATGAAATTGGCCGCGGCACCAGCACTTATGATGGTTTGGCATTGGCTTGGGCCTGTGCCGATGCGCTGGCCAATCAGCTACATGCCTATACCTTGTTTGCTACCCACTACTTTGAGCTTACCGAGCTGGCCGGCCTGTGGTCGGCGGTGGCCAACGTGCATTTAGATGCACTTGAGCATGACGACACCATCGCCTTTATGCACTCGGTGCAAGACGGTGCCGCCAGTCGCTCTTATGGCTTACAGGTGGCAGCCTTGGCCGGCGTGCCCAAACCGGTATTGGCCTTGGCGCGCACTAAACTGGGCGAGCTGGAAACCGGCCAGTTATTAGCAGCCTCTGAGCAGGCCAAGCTATTAGCACCGCCTACGCCAAATAAGCAGAATAAAAAACCGAATAAGTCGAAAGCGTCTAATCGCCAAGAAGTTCAAGGCTCACTGCCCCTATTTGACGAACAAGCAGGTGAACCGCTTAATGCGGCTTTGCGGCTTTTAGATGAAATTGAACCGGACGAACTCACACCGCGCCAAGCGCTGGAACTGATGTATCAATTGAAGAAAAAGCGTGAAGCCGTGAATTAAGCCAAGCCACAAAACAAAAAGCCAGCACCTGACTGTGTGTCCGATGCTGGCTTTTTTGTTAGTGTTGACCGGTGAACGCTCTACGGTCGGGGTGGTTTGCTATTAGCACTGCGCCCACCTGTAAGAGGACACAGTGCCGCTACGCGCCACCGGCCAGCTCAAGCGGTCTCTACCCAAAACACCCGACCTTGTAGAGGCGGCCTTTAGCTGGCCGGTTTTGTGTAACAAAACTAAAAACAATCAAAAACTATCCGCCTTTGGTTAGAAAAAGAACCCACATCAGTGCTGCTGCGCTCTTGCATTAATTGTCGTAAAAAAGGGTATCTACACACAGGCCTTGCTGGGTGACAATTTCTTTTAAACGGCGTAGCGCTTCTACTTGGATTTGGCGTACTCGCTCGCGCGTTAAACCAATTTCTTGACCCACATGCTCCAGCGTAGAGGCTTCATAACCCAGCAAACCAAAACGACGGGCTAACACTTCACGTTGTTTAGGATTAAGCTCCTCCAGCCAACGCACTAAGCTACTGTTCATATCACTATCTTGCAGCTCGGTTTCGGGATTAGTGTCGTTTTCGTCGGCGATCACATCTAATAATGCTTTGTCACCATCACCACCGATGGGCGTGTCCACTGAGCTGACTTTCTCATTCAGCTTAAGCATGCGCGAAACATCACTGACGGGTTTATCGAGGGCTTGGGCTATTTCTTCGGCGGTGGGTTCATGATCCAGACGTTGGGCGAGCTCGCGGGCGGTGCGCAAATAAACATTAAGCTCTTTTACCACATGAATCGGCAGCCGTATGGTACGGGTCTGGTTCATGATGGCGCGTTCTATGGTTTGGCGGATCCACCAAGTGGCATAGGTGGAGAAGCGAAAGCCGCGCTCAGGATCAAACTTTTCTACCGCGCGAATTAAGCCGAGGTTGCCCTCTTCAATCAAGTCCAGCAAAGCCAGCCCGCGATTGTTATAACGGCGGGAGATTTTAACTACTAAGCGTAAGTTTGATTCAATCATGCGCTTGCGCGCAATTAAGTCTCCGCGTAAAGAGCGTCGAGCATACAAGACTTCTTCTTCTGCGGTTAATAACGGAGAAAATCCAATTTCACCTAGATACAGCTGAGTCACGTCTAGCGTACGACTGTTGGCTACACTCGCTTTTTCTTCCGCGTCTATTGTTTCAACGCTGTCTTGCTCGGGGCTGATCGTTGCATCCATTGCCTGATCCGCATCCATGTTCTTTTTTGGGGTTGTTGCTTTGCTCGCATTCATGGCAGTTCTCCCTTTATCCGGGTACTACCTGTCTCCCGGATGTTATCTTTTTGGCAGATAGGTCATCGGATTAACCGACGAACCCTGATGTCGGATCTCAAAATGTAACCGTACATCAGTCGTGTCACTACTTCCCATATCCGCTATGTGCTGCCCAGAGCTCACGGTTTGCTGCTCTTTGACTTTAAGCACCTCGTTGTGAGCGTAGGCAGACAAATAATCATCATTGTGTTTGATGATGATCAGGTTGCCGTATCCACGTAGCGCGTTCCCTGCGTATACAACCTTGCCAGCTGCGGCAGCGTTAATAGCCTGCCCCCTGCTACCTCTAATATCTATGCCCTTATTGCCGGTCTCTGCCAACGAAAAGCCCGAGATAATGGGTCCTGTGGTTGGCCAGTGCCATTTAATAGGTGAGTTATTAGCGGCGCTTTTTTGTGCAGCAGTTCCAGCGTAAACTTTTCCGGGAGCGGCTGCAACTGGCTTTGTAGATTTTACCACCGGTTGATTTTTAGGCACAGCTGCAGTCTGGGTTTGTGTCACTCTTATCTTGCCAGCAGGTACTGCTGTTGTACGCGCTACTTGTTGCTTCTGTGAAGTGGATCCGCGAAGCAGCGTCAGGCTTTGACCAACATAGATGCGATAAGGCGGCTTTAAGCCGTTCAGCGTCGCGAGATCCGCCACTCTGTGATTCGCGTTGCGCGCTATGCTGTTGAGCGTGTCACCTCGGCGCACAATATATTGCGCCCGCGCAGCACCCGGCACATCTAGGCGCAGCGTTTGCCCTGGGTAAATAGAATAAGGGGGAGCGATGCGATTATGGCGCGCTAGGCTTGGCACATCCGAGCCCGCCTGCCACGCAATGGAATACAGAGTGTCGCCTTTAGCCACCACATAATGGCTGCCGTTGGCTTTGATTTGCCCCCGGGCATTAACACCATACACAGGAGCGGGGCGAGAGGCAGAGCAAGCGCTCAGCAAGGTTATCAACACAAGATTGATACACCATAGCGTGAAACAGCGGCTCTGCCTGCGCATCAGTTTCTTAACAACAAGTAGGCGATAACGGCGGCGGCCACACACAACCAACCCAAAATATCGATATAACGGATAAGCTTTGCTTCCATGGGCGGCCCACCCCACTTCATGAGTCCGGCCACCATAAAGAAACGCAAGCCTCGGCCTACCAGTGACACTAACACGAAGGGCAAGAACGCCATGCTCAGCATGCCGGCGGTGACGGTAAACACCTTATAAGGAATGGGCGTGAAGCTGGCGATAAAAATCACCCAAATACCCCATTCACTAAACCACGCTTGCGCTATCTCAATTTTGCCCTCATAGCCCATGGAGGCAATAAAAGGCGCCACGACCGGATCCCAAAGCGCATACCCCAGCAGATAGCCAAAGGCGGCACCCAGCACCGAGAAACAGGTCGCCAGCCCCGCGTAATACCAAGCGCGCTGTGGCTTAGCCAGCGTCATAGGTGCCAGCATCACATCCACAGGTATCGGCCAAAAAATGGACTCAACAAAACTATTTAGGGATAAATAAACCGGTGCGTGGCGATGCAAAGACCAAATCATCACCTGTTGATACAACCGAGAAAAAATTTTCACTCAAGATCGCCTTTCACTAACGGGACAAAGCGCACCGGCTCTAATTCGGTACGCGAAAATTGATTGCCATGGCGCTGATACAGCCATAACGATTGTTGGGTTTGGCCAACGGGGATCACCATGCGCCCGCCATCGGCTAATTGTGATAATAACGCTTGGGGCGTTTCTTGCGCCGCGGCCGTGACCATAATGGCATCAAACGGTGCCTTACTTGCCCAGCCTTGCCAGCCGTCACCGTGCTTGGTGGACACATTATACAAATCGAGGCGCTGTAAGCGGCGACGCGCTTGATACTGCAACGACTTAATGCGCTCTAAAGTACAGACCTGCTCCACCAATTGCGCCAATACCGCCGTTTGAAAGCCAGAGCCGGTGCCCACTTCCAACACGCGTTTGGGGTTGGGCGCTTGCTCTAACAGCACTTCGGTCATGCGCGCCACTATATAAGGCTGGGAGATGGTCTGGCCAAAGCCTATCGGCAAGGCACTGTTATCCCACGCCTTGTGCGACATAGCTTCGTCTACAAACTGCTCTCTGGGCAAGCAGGCAATGGCTTGCAGCACGCGTTCGTTGGTAATTCCCTGTTGTTGCAGCAAATGATAAAGCCGCTGTCCTGCTAACGTAAGCACCCTACTACTCCACTTCTTTGATCCAGCTGGCTAATGCCGCCATCTTGCTGTGCGCCGTCATATCGATAGTGAGCGGCGTAATGGAGACATAGCCTCTTTCTACCGCATCAAAGTCGGTACCTTCGCCCGCATCATGAATGGCACCCGGTGGTCCTATCCAATAAATGGGTCGGCCGCGCGGATCATATTCTTTTAAGACCGGATCACAGCGGTGACGATTACCCAAACGAGTCACTTTGATACCTTGAATTTCACTCAAGGGCAAGTCGGGCACGTTCACGTTCAGTATTTGATTGGTGGCCAATGGTGCTCTTAACAAGCCTTGCACTAACAGACAAGCGTAATGAGCGGCCGTGTCAAAGTGGCGGTCACCGCATAAAGAGATGGCCAAAGAGGGCAAGCCGAGGTGGCGCCCTTCGGTGGCGGCAGCAACCGTGCCAGAGTAGAGCACATCGTCGCCTAAATTGGCACCGTGGTTAATGCCTGCCACCACTAGGTCTGGATCCGGATCCAGCAAGCAGTTTACCGCCCAATGCACGCAGTCTGTGGGTGTGCCCTTCACGGAATAGAAGCCACTGTCGTCGAGTTTATCGACCCGCAGCGGTACTTCCAGCGTCAAAGAATGACTGGCACCGCTGCGATTACGATCCGGGGCCACCGTGACCACCTCGGCAAATTCAGATAAGGCGCGACTCAAGGTGCGAATGCCAAGCGCATTCACCCCATCGTCATTACTCACTAATATCTTCATGCAGCTCGGCTTCCTTTACCAGTTCACGCACCACACTGGTGGCATAGCTGCCAGCGGGTAACCAAAATGACAGACTTAAGCGATCGCCGTTAAACTGCCAGCTCATCTCTTGGGGTTTAAGTAACAGCGGGCGACGCTCTTGTTTTAGGCCTTGATTCTCTAGCCCTTCGCACAAGTCTGTTTGCTCACTCAGCGCTGCCAGCTCTAACTCGGCGGCGGCCTCTAAGCTTGGCAAACGACCACGACCCCACATGGGTGCGCTCAAGCGTACATCGCCCGAGTCAAAGCGCGCTTGCAAGGCATCATCCAGTGGATTGTCGTCATTAATGGTGAAAAAAGACTGAGTGCCCGAGAGCATTAAACAGTCGCCTGCCATTAATTGCTCACCTAAACCGGCACTTAAGCGCTGGCTGGCGGCCAAATTAAATAAATAGCTGCGCGCTGCGGATAAATACATAGAACGTTTATTGCGGTCTTTAATCTTTCGGCCGTTAAACATGGCCCGCGCTTGATCTAAATTGCCAAAATTATGGCCAAAGCGTTGGTCGCCATAATAGTTAGGCACGCCGCGCGCTTGAATTGCGATTAAGCGGGCTTCTAATTCTGCAGGATCGTTTACGGCTAGCTCG is a window of Oceanisphaera sp. IT1-181 DNA encoding:
- the surE gene encoding 5'/3'-nucleotidase SurE: MKILVSNDDGVNALGIRTLSRALSEFAEVVTVAPDRNRSGASHSLTLEVPLRVDKLDDSGFYSVKGTPTDCVHWAVNCLLDPDPDLVVAGINHGANLGDDVLYSGTVAAATEGRHLGLPSLAISLCGDRHFDTAAHYACLLVQGLLRAPLATNQILNVNVPDLPLSEIQGIKVTRLGNRHRCDPVLKEYDPRGRPIYWIGPPGAIHDAGEGTDFDAVERGYVSITPLTIDMTAHSKMAALASWIKEVE
- a CDS encoding peptidoglycan DD-metalloendopeptidase family protein — encoded protein: MRRQSRCFTLWCINLVLITLLSACSASRPAPVYGVNARGQIKANGSHYVVAKGDTLYSIAWQAGSDVPSLARHNRIAPPYSIYPGQTLRLDVPGAARAQYIVRRGDTLNSIARNANHRVADLATLNGLKPPYRIYVGQSLTLLRGSTSQKQQVARTTAVPAGKIRVTQTQTAAVPKNQPVVKSTKPVAAAPGKVYAGTAAQKSAANNSPIKWHWPTTGPIISGFSLAETGNKGIDIRGSRGQAINAAAAGKVVYAGNALRGYGNLIIIKHNDDYLSAYAHNEVLKVKEQQTVSSGQHIADMGSSDTTDVRLHFEIRHQGSSVNPMTYLPKR
- the rpoS gene encoding RNA polymerase sigma factor RpoS, with protein sequence MNASKATTPKKNMDADQAMDATISPEQDSVETIDAEEKASVANSRTLDVTQLYLGEIGFSPLLTAEEEVLYARRSLRGDLIARKRMIESNLRLVVKISRRYNNRGLALLDLIEEGNLGLIRAVEKFDPERGFRFSTYATWWIRQTIERAIMNQTRTIRLPIHVVKELNVYLRTARELAQRLDHEPTAEEIAQALDKPVSDVSRMLKLNEKVSSVDTPIGGDGDKALLDVIADENDTNPETELQDSDMNSSLVRWLEELNPKQREVLARRFGLLGYEASTLEHVGQEIGLTRERVRQIQVEALRRLKEIVTQQGLCVDTLFYDN
- a CDS encoding protein-L-isoaspartate(D-aspartate) O-methyltransferase, which translates into the protein MLTLAGQRLYHLLQQQGITNERVLQAIACLPREQFVDEAMSHKAWDNSALPIGFGQTISQPYIVARMTEVLLEQAPNPKRVLEVGTGSGFQTAVLAQLVEQVCTLERIKSLQYQARRRLQRLDLYNVSTKHGDGWQGWASKAPFDAIMVTAAAQETPQALLSQLADGGRMVIPVGQTQQSLWLYQRHGNQFSRTELEPVRFVPLVKGDLE
- the mutS gene encoding DNA mismatch repair protein MutS → MNQDNSSHTPMMVQYLGLKAQHPDVLMFYRMGDFYELFYDDAKKASRLLDISLTQRGKSGGNAIPMAGVPHHAAEGYLARLVQMGESVAICEQIGDPGMNKGPMERQVVRIITPGTLSDEALLVERQDNCLAAIFHDGQQFGYAMLDVSTGRFVLNQFATEEALTAELQRTQPAELLYPEAFAYFAAIEARKSLRRRPEWEFDLETARHLLCQQFGTRDLIGFGVEQATTALSAAGCVLQYVKDTQRTALPHINSISLERSQDMVVMDAATRRNLELTLNLSGTVENTLAEVLDNTATPMGSRLLKRWIHQPSRNLAALTRRQDSIALLMDQGRYEDLRAPLRQVGDMERGLARLALRSARPRDLSRLRSALQALPEIQQQLHDAAGASLTELAATISQYPELAELLEQAVVDTPPVLIRDGGVIRDGFNAELDELRELAAGAHRYLEALEAREKAATGISTLKVAYNRVHGFYIEVSRASADQVPLHYVRRQTLKNNERYIIPELKEYEDKVLNAQGKGLALEKKLYEALLDRLLEHLQPLQRSARALAELDVFANLAERADNLDYCRPTLTEDELIDIEAGRHPVVEQVMSEPFIANPLQMSEQRKMLLITGPNMGGKSTYMRQTALIVLMAYMGSFVPAASARIGKIDRIFTRIGASDDLASGRSTFMVEMTETANILNNATRHSLVLMDEIGRGTSTYDGLALAWACADALANQLHAYTLFATHYFELTELAGLWSAVANVHLDALEHDDTIAFMHSVQDGAASRSYGLQVAALAGVPKPVLALARTKLGELETGQLLAASEQAKLLAPPTPNKQNKKPNKSKASNRQEVQGSLPLFDEQAGEPLNAALRLLDEIEPDELTPRQALELMYQLKKKREAVN
- the truD gene encoding tRNA pseudouridine(13) synthase TruD produces the protein MTATSGVGEWHYLHSEPTATGRLKTVPEDFKVREDLGFAPCGEGEHILLYIRKRGQNTQWIARELARVAGVTQREVTWAGLKDRHAVTEQWFGVHLPGKAEPDFSSLENGDVQILARARHNKKLKIGALKGNWFELVVNELAVNDPAELEARLIAIQARGVPNYYGDQRFGHNFGNLDQARAMFNGRKIKDRNKRSMYLSAARSYLFNLAASQRLSAGLGEQLMAGDCLMLSGTQSFFTINDDNPLDDALQARFDSGDVRLSAPMWGRGRLPSLEAAAELELAALSEQTDLCEGLENQGLKQERRPLLLKPQEMSWQFNGDRLSLSFWLPAGSYATSVVRELVKEAELHEDISE
- a CDS encoding BCCT family transporter — encoded protein: MSNKTEAELAMDTHSTNNTPPNTTFFTGLDLPVFLLSGGALMLFVVMALYDIQLVSSWVDSAFAVSTKLFGAYWQVLLLLTFLIAIAMAIGKGGNVRLGGLAVPEMSTFQWMSIIMCTLLAGGGVFWAAAEPLAHFLSPPPLYADETDGMNKAINALAQSFMHWGFLAWAILGSLTGIVFTHLHYDKGLPLKPRTLLYPVFGDWVMKSWLGTLVDACCVLAVVAGTVGPIGFLGLQISFGLEKLFGIPDTYMTQVMILVGLIAIYTLSAVSGVNRGIKILSNLNVVLAAFLMLFILLFGPTAFIIDAYIGAFGVYISDFFPMATFRADPAWLDWWTVFFWGWFLGYGPLMAMFVARISRGRTVRQVILLIAIVAPIITCFWFTIMGGSGIAFELANPGSVSEAFSGFNLPAALLAITEQLPLGTIISVLFLILTTIFVATTGDSMTYAVSMVMTGTDHPHSGVRVFWGVMMGVVAAILISIGSGGISALQSFIVVTAVPVSFVLLPTLWTAPKIIKQMAIEQNL
- a CDS encoding YqaA family protein codes for the protein MKIFSRLYQQVMIWSLHRHAPVYLSLNSFVESIFWPIPVDVMLAPMTLAKPQRAWYYAGLATCFSVLGAAFGYLLGYALWDPVVAPFIASMGYEGKIEIAQAWFSEWGIWVIFIASFTPIPYKVFTVTAGMLSMAFLPFVLVSLVGRGLRFFMVAGLMKWGGPPMEAKLIRYIDILGWLCVAAAVIAYLLLRN
- a CDS encoding RidA family protein produces the protein MKTAVKTDLFASKAPLEWAVMANGQFYTAQIPIDAEGKVVAGGIEAQARQTMDNFKHTIAAAGLTMAHVTQVLIYVTAREQLPVFNKVYAEYFDAPYPNRAAMIVVGLAREEMLCEIVAYAAQG